From Prochlorococcus marinus XMU1419, a single genomic window includes:
- a CDS encoding HesB/IscA family protein: MENVEVKQEIKNSDDGKGILITNNAIEQISNLLKGQSDKKALRVGVRSGGCSGMSYTMDFIGTNEINPDDKVYDYSLKADQSFQVVCDPKSLLYIYGMQLDFSKELIGGGFNFVNPNASQTCGCGSSFAV, from the coding sequence ATGGAAAATGTAGAAGTTAAACAAGAAATAAAAAATTCTGACGATGGCAAAGGTATCTTAATTACGAACAATGCTATAGAACAAATTTCAAATTTATTGAAGGGCCAAAGTGATAAAAAAGCACTAAGGGTAGGAGTAAGATCAGGCGGTTGTAGTGGGATGAGTTATACGATGGATTTTATAGGAACTAATGAAATAAATCCCGATGATAAAGTTTATGATTATTCATTAAAAGCTGATCAAAGCTTTCAAGTAGTTTGTGATCCCAAAAGTCTCTTATATATTTACGGAATGCAATTAGATTTTAGTAAGGAATTAATTGGAGGGGGCTTTAATTTTGTAAATCCCAATGCTTCCCAAACTTGCGGTTGTGGAAGCTCCTTTGCAGTTTAA
- a CDS encoding tetratricopeptide repeat protein codes for MNNEINPIEEDFNAALSRYKAGQDLIPIVRDFQKIIQQIPNHFAAWTCLSWLQLLLKNNEEALSAARQAVRLNQQDPQARMNLSLALLATNNKGVRDHIELIKKMSIMMPDVKSELKESVEDGLSRYPDWPELTKVKKWLEF; via the coding sequence ATGAATAACGAAATTAATCCTATCGAAGAGGATTTTAATGCAGCTCTATCAAGATATAAAGCAGGGCAAGATTTAATTCCAATCGTTCGAGATTTTCAAAAAATTATACAGCAAATTCCAAATCATTTTGCTGCCTGGACTTGTTTATCATGGCTCCAATTACTTTTAAAAAATAATGAAGAAGCTTTGTCAGCTGCCAGACAAGCTGTTCGATTAAATCAGCAAGATCCACAAGCAAGAATGAATTTGTCTTTAGCTCTTTTGGCAACCAATAATAAAGGTGTTAGGGATCATATTGAGTTAATAAAAAAAATGTCTATTATGATGCCAGATGTGAAAAGTGAGTTGAAAGAATCTGTTGAAGACGGATTAAGTAGATATCCAGATTGGCCTGAGTTAACCAAAGTTAAAAAATGGTTGGAATTTTAA
- a CDS encoding TIGR01777 family oxidoreductase produces MRLLLLGCTGFIGKELVPSLLNENHEMYIVSRKPINKLNIDLDFNKFKFFQIDLSKEKNWNNENLLNILRETDGIINLMGEPIAEKKWTDSQKKEIENSRINTTKFMMKTLKNFKINPKVIINGSAIGYYGTSFSGEFSENSIGGKDFLANLCKKWEAVAAEKPFFSRLVIFRIGIVLEADGGALGKMLPIFKVGLGGPIGDGKQWMSWIHRTDLCALINQALIDKKYSGVFNAVAPNPVLMKDFSQTLGKCLNRPNLLPVPGAVLKILLGDGAKVVLEGQKVISSKLKNYAFKYPFLEKAIYASTKS; encoded by the coding sequence ATGCGTCTTTTACTACTTGGTTGCACTGGATTTATTGGTAAAGAATTAGTACCATCACTACTTAATGAAAATCACGAAATGTACATTGTAAGTAGAAAACCCATAAATAAATTAAATATAGATTTAGATTTCAATAAGTTTAAATTTTTTCAAATAGATTTATCAAAAGAAAAAAACTGGAATAACGAAAATCTTCTAAATATTTTAAGAGAGACAGATGGCATTATTAACTTGATGGGAGAACCAATAGCAGAAAAAAAATGGACTGATTCACAAAAAAAGGAGATTGAAAATAGTCGTATTAATACCACGAAATTTATGATGAAGACCCTAAAAAATTTCAAAATCAACCCAAAAGTCATTATAAATGGATCAGCAATAGGTTATTACGGTACAAGTTTTTCTGGTGAATTCTCTGAAAATAGTATTGGAGGAAAAGACTTTTTAGCTAATCTTTGCAAAAAATGGGAAGCAGTCGCTGCTGAAAAACCATTTTTCTCAAGATTAGTTATTTTTAGAATTGGGATTGTTCTAGAAGCAGATGGAGGAGCATTAGGAAAAATGCTCCCTATATTTAAAGTTGGATTAGGTGGTCCAATTGGAGATGGTAAGCAATGGATGAGTTGGATTCATAGAACTGATTTATGTGCATTAATTAATCAAGCATTAATTGATAAAAAGTATTCGGGAGTATTTAATGCTGTTGCACCAAATCCAGTATTAATGAAAGACTTTTCTCAGACTTTAGGAAAATGTCTAAATAGACCAAATTTACTTCCAGTGCCTGGAGCTGTTTTAAAAATATTGTTAGGAGATGGAGCAAAAGTTGTATTAGAGGGACAAAAAGTAATAAGCAGTAAACTCAAAAATTATGCTTTTAAATATCCTTTTCTTGAGAAAGCAATTTACGCCTCCACCAAGAGTTAA
- a CDS encoding NAD(P)H-quinone oxidoreductase subunit O — protein sequence MTDSIPKVPLKKGSLVFVDKENYIKSIEALASDNDLPNYVFEGPGEILSVKDEYAQIRWRRPVPDVWLKLDQLKEYTQ from the coding sequence ATGACAGATTCTATTCCAAAGGTACCTCTCAAGAAAGGAAGCTTAGTTTTTGTTGATAAAGAAAATTATATAAAAAGTATCGAGGCGCTAGCCAGTGATAATGATCTACCTAATTATGTCTTTGAAGGTCCTGGAGAGATTCTTTCAGTCAAAGACGAATATGCTCAGATTCGATGGCGCAGACCTGTTCCAGATGTTTGGTTGAAATTAGATCAACTTAAAGAATATACTCAATAA
- a CDS encoding J domain-containing protein: MEKNFYEELGLKKNATRSEIKSSYRSLVKTHHPDAGGKKERFLAIQNAWETLNDPIKKKQYDSSFFSSSSSFDSLNENWEEKFNSKKNNSSIKDKEVETWIKEIYTPINRLISQIIKPLNNEIKELSADPYDDQLMESFCSYVSLSQKKIEKVEKIYNKKIVPKSISALGLDLYHCFSQVKDALSEFDRYTQGYVDKYLFDGKEMIKEAKRIQSKMSKEKKK; the protein is encoded by the coding sequence ATGGAAAAAAATTTTTATGAAGAATTAGGTCTCAAAAAAAATGCAACCAGAAGTGAAATTAAATCTTCATATCGCTCTTTAGTTAAGACACATCATCCTGATGCAGGAGGCAAGAAAGAAAGATTTCTTGCAATACAAAATGCATGGGAAACTCTAAATGACCCTATCAAAAAAAAACAATACGATAGCAGTTTTTTCTCTTCCAGTTCATCATTTGATTCATTAAATGAAAATTGGGAAGAGAAATTTAATTCAAAAAAAAATAATTCTTCAATTAAAGACAAAGAAGTTGAAACATGGATTAAAGAAATTTACACTCCAATCAATAGATTAATTAGTCAAATAATTAAACCTTTGAACAACGAAATAAAAGAACTATCTGCGGATCCATATGATGACCAATTAATGGAAAGTTTTTGCAGTTACGTAAGTCTTTCGCAAAAGAAAATAGAAAAAGTTGAAAAAATTTATAACAAAAAAATAGTTCCAAAATCAATTTCAGCTTTAGGCCTCGATCTTTATCACTGTTTTTCACAAGTTAAAGATGCACTGTCAGAATTTGATAGATATACACAAGGATACGTGGATAAGTACTTATTTGATGGTAAAGAAATGATCAAAGAAGCAAAAAGAATCCAATCAAAAATGTCTAAAGAGAAAAAGAAGTAA
- the cysK gene encoding cysteine synthase A: MEIANDITSLVGNTPLVQLNRIRKYFDCYPEIIAKLESFNPSASVKDRIAYSMLSKAEEEGLITPDKTTLIEATSGNTGIALAMVAAAKGYKLILTMPDTMSIERRAMLRAYGAELQLTPGKDGMKGALDLANELSSTIPYSYQFNQFENFANPDIHERTTAQEIWSQSNNNLDGLVTGVGTGGTITGCARFLKKVNPNCKIYAVEPKKSAVISGENAGSHSIQGIGAGFVPKVLDTKFIDEIIKIDDDEAFYYGRLLARLEGLLSGISSGAALAATIKIAKRKELMNKRLIVILPSFGERYLSTAMFETNTSIQARKDGYL, translated from the coding sequence ATGGAAATAGCAAATGATATAACTTCTCTAGTTGGAAATACCCCGTTAGTTCAATTAAATCGAATCAGAAAGTATTTTGATTGTTATCCAGAAATAATAGCCAAGCTAGAAAGTTTCAATCCATCAGCGTCCGTTAAAGATCGGATAGCTTATTCAATGTTAAGTAAAGCTGAAGAAGAAGGATTGATAACACCGGATAAAACAACGTTAATTGAAGCAACAAGTGGAAATACTGGCATCGCATTAGCAATGGTTGCTGCAGCAAAAGGCTATAAATTGATATTAACTATGCCGGATACAATGAGTATTGAGAGAAGGGCAATGTTGAGAGCATATGGAGCTGAATTACAGCTAACACCAGGTAAAGATGGAATGAAAGGAGCTTTAGATTTAGCTAATGAGTTGTCTTCAACCATTCCATATAGCTATCAATTTAATCAGTTTGAAAACTTTGCTAATCCTGATATTCATGAAAGAACAACGGCGCAAGAAATATGGTCCCAATCAAATAACAATTTAGATGGACTAGTTACTGGAGTAGGGACAGGAGGAACAATTACTGGTTGTGCGCGTTTTTTGAAAAAAGTTAATCCAAATTGCAAAATTTATGCTGTAGAGCCCAAAAAAAGTGCTGTGATTTCCGGAGAAAACGCAGGCTCTCATTCGATTCAAGGAATAGGAGCAGGTTTTGTTCCGAAAGTACTTGATACTAAATTTATTGATGAAATTATTAAAATAGATGACGATGAAGCATTTTATTATGGGCGTTTATTAGCTCGATTGGAAGGTCTTTTATCTGGCATCAGCAGCGGTGCAGCTTTAGCAGCAACGATAAAAATCGCTAAAAGAAAAGAACTAATGAACAAAAGATTGATAGTTATTCTTCCAAGTTTTGGAGAAAGATATTTATCAACAGCAATGTTTGAAACTAATACCTCAATTCAAGCTAGAAAAGATGGTTATCTTTAA